The DNA sequence GGAGACGCCGACATGCGAGTGACTGCCTATGACCAGGGACTGGAGCGCAACAGCGCCAACCATGTCGCCCTGAGCCCGCTGAGTTTTCTGGAACGCACGGCGCACATCTACCCGAACCGGGTCGCTGTCGTCCACGGCGCACTGAAGCAGACCTGGGCCGAGACCTACACCCGCTGCCGCCAGCTGGCCAGCGCCCTGCAGCGGCGCGGCATCCAGGTCGGCGACACGGTGGCCGCGATGCTGCCGAACACGCCGGCGATGTACGAGTGCCACTTCGGCGTGCCGATGTCGGGCGCCGTGCTGAACACGCTCAACACCCGGCTCGACGCGGAAGCGATCGCCTTCCAGCTCGACCACGGCGAAGCCAAGGTCCTGTTCACCGACCGCGAGTTCTCCTCCACCATCAAGCGCGCGCTGGCGCTGATGACCGGCCCGCAGCCGCTGGTGATCGACGTGGCGGACGCCGAGTACGAGGCCGGCGTCTTCCTCGGCGAGAAGGAATACGACGACTTCCTGAAAGAGGGTGATCCCGCCTTCGCCTGGTCGCTGCCGAGCGACGAGTGGAACGCCATCGCGCTGAACTACACCAGCGGCACGACCGGCAACCCCAAGGGCGTCGTCACGCACCACCGCGGCGCCTACCTGAACGCGACCTCCAACGTCGTCACCTGGGCCATGCCGCGCCACTCGGTCTACCTGTGGACGCTGCCGATGTTCCACTGCAACGGCTGGTGCTTCCCCTGGACGATGGCGCTGCAGGCCGGCACCAGCGTCTGCCTGCGCCGGGTCGATCCGACGCTGATCTTCCCGCTGATCCGCGAGCACCACGTCACCCACCTGTGCGGCGCGCCCATCGTCTACGGGCTGCTGATCAATGCGTCCGAGTCGCTGCGCGCCGGCATCGAGCACACCGTGAACGGCCTGATCGCCGGGGCCGCGCCGCCGGCCGCGATCATCGAAGGCTGCGAGCGCATCGGCTTCGACATCACCCACGTCTACGGCCTGACCGAGGTCTACGGCCCGGCGGCGGTCTGCGCCAAGCAGGAAGAATGGGCCAGCCTGCCGATCGGCGAGCGCGCCCGGCTGAACGCACGCCAGGGTGTCACGCACTCGATGCAGGAAGCCATTGCCGTGCTCGACCCCGAGACGCTGCAGCCCGTGCCGGCCGACGGCGAGACGATGGGCGAGATCTTCTTCCGCGGCAACGTCGTGATGAAGGGCTACCTGAAGAACCCCGACGCCACGGCCGAGGCCTTCCGCGGCGGCTGGTTCCACACCGGCGACCTGGCCGTGATGGACCCGGACGGCTACGTGAAGATCAAGGACCGCAGCAAGGACATCATCATCTCCGGCGGCGAGAACATCTCCAGCGTCGAGGTGGAAGAGGTGCTGTACCGCCACCCGGCCGTGCTGGTGGCCGCCGTCGTCGCAGCGCCGGATCCGAAGTGGGGCGAGGTGCCGTGCGCCTTCCTGGAAGTGCGCGAGGGGTCGGAGGTGACCGAGGCCGACATCATCGAGCACTGCCGCCTCGGCATGGCGCGCTTCAAGGTGCCCAAGCGCGTGGTCTTCGGTGTGCTGCCCAAGACCTCGACCGGCAAGATCCAGAAGTTCCTGCTGCGCCAGCAGATGCAATCGGCTTCGGCCATCGGTTGAGGACGCGCGCATGTCGAACACTGCCTCCCAGTCCGCCAAGTCGGATTTCATCCTGCAGACCGTCGGTCTGACCAAGGAATTCAAGGGCTTCGCCGCCGTGCAGGACGTGAACCTGAACGTGCAGCGCGGCCACATCCACGCGCTGATCGGCCCGAACGGCGCCGGCAAGACGACGGTCTTCAACCTGCTGACCAAGTTCCTGCAGCCGACCCGCGGCACCATCACCTTCAACGGCATCGACATCTCCCGCGAGGAGCCGGCGCAGATCGCCCGCCGCGGCGTGATCCGCTCGTTCCAGATCTCGGCGACGTTCCCGCACCTGACCGTGCTGGAGAACGTGCGCGTGGCGCTGCAGCGCAAGGTGGGCAACTCCTTCCATTTCTGGAAGTCCGAGAAGACGCTGAACTCGCTCAACGACCGGGCGGTCGAGCTGCTGGAGTCGGTGGACCTGGGCGAGTACGTCAACACCGTCACCGCCGAGATGCCCTACGGCCGCAAGCGCGCGCTGGAGATCGCCACCACGCTGGCGCTGGACCCGGAGCTGATGCTGCTGGACGAGCCGACGCAGGGCATGGGCCACGAGGACGTGGACCGTGTCGCCGAGCTGATCCGCAAGGTGTCCAAGAGCCGCACCATCCTGATGGTGGAGCACAACCTGTCGGTGGTCGAGACGCTGTGCGACCGCATCACCGTGCTGCAGCGCGGGCAGATCCTGGCGGAAGGGCCGTACGCGGTCGTGTCCAAGGATCCCCGCGTCCTCGAAGCCTACGTCGGAGTCGAAGCATGAGCGCGACCGCCATTCCCTCGGGCGCCAGCGCCTTCAAGCCCGGCGGCGAGCTGCTGCGCATCACCGATCTGCACGCCTTCTACGGCGAGTCGCACATCCTGCACGGCATCGACCTGACCGTGAACAAGGGCGAACTCGTCACGCTGCTCGGCCGCAACGGCGCGGGCCGCAGCACGACGATGAAGTCGATCCTCGGACTGGTCGGCCGCCGCACCGGCAAGATCATGTTCAACGGCACCGACATCACCGCGATGGCGCCGCACCGCATCGCGCGGCTCGGCATCGGCTTCTGCCCGGAAGAGCGGGGCATCTTCTCGGGCCTCACCACCGAAGAGAACCTGATGCTGCCGCCGCAGGTCGCCTCGGGCGGCATGACGCTGGACGAGATCTACACGCTGTTCCCCAACCTGCACGAGCGCCGCCACAGCCCCGGCACG is a window from the Sphaerotilus montanus genome containing:
- a CDS encoding acyl-CoA synthetase, which produces MRVTAYDQGLERNSANHVALSPLSFLERTAHIYPNRVAVVHGALKQTWAETYTRCRQLASALQRRGIQVGDTVAAMLPNTPAMYECHFGVPMSGAVLNTLNTRLDAEAIAFQLDHGEAKVLFTDREFSSTIKRALALMTGPQPLVIDVADAEYEAGVFLGEKEYDDFLKEGDPAFAWSLPSDEWNAIALNYTSGTTGNPKGVVTHHRGAYLNATSNVVTWAMPRHSVYLWTLPMFHCNGWCFPWTMALQAGTSVCLRRVDPTLIFPLIREHHVTHLCGAPIVYGLLINASESLRAGIEHTVNGLIAGAAPPAAIIEGCERIGFDITHVYGLTEVYGPAAVCAKQEEWASLPIGERARLNARQGVTHSMQEAIAVLDPETLQPVPADGETMGEIFFRGNVVMKGYLKNPDATAEAFRGGWFHTGDLAVMDPDGYVKIKDRSKDIIISGGENISSVEVEEVLYRHPAVLVAAVVAAPDPKWGEVPCAFLEVREGSEVTEADIIEHCRLGMARFKVPKRVVFGVLPKTSTGKIQKFLLRQQMQSASAIG
- a CDS encoding ABC transporter ATP-binding protein, which translates into the protein MSNTASQSAKSDFILQTVGLTKEFKGFAAVQDVNLNVQRGHIHALIGPNGAGKTTVFNLLTKFLQPTRGTITFNGIDISREEPAQIARRGVIRSFQISATFPHLTVLENVRVALQRKVGNSFHFWKSEKTLNSLNDRAVELLESVDLGEYVNTVTAEMPYGRKRALEIATTLALDPELMLLDEPTQGMGHEDVDRVAELIRKVSKSRTILMVEHNLSVVETLCDRITVLQRGQILAEGPYAVVSKDPRVLEAYVGVEA
- a CDS encoding ABC transporter ATP-binding protein; translation: MSATAIPSGASAFKPGGELLRITDLHAFYGESHILHGIDLTVNKGELVTLLGRNGAGRSTTMKSILGLVGRRTGKIMFNGTDITAMAPHRIARLGIGFCPEERGIFSGLTTEENLMLPPQVASGGMTLDEIYTLFPNLHERRHSPGTRLSGGEQQMLAMARILRTGAKLLLLDEITEGLAPVIVKKLGEVLRLLKTRGYTILLIEQNFRFAAPLADRHIVLEHGSIVATVTKEALPSQTEMLHQMLGV